From the Temnothorax longispinosus isolate EJ_2023e chromosome 6, Tlon_JGU_v1, whole genome shotgun sequence genome, one window contains:
- the L(1)g0004 gene encoding RNA-binding protein pno1: MEETTREMSIADQPQSQPQQKTDEVAKTSKKRHADDNRMEVEIVNGIKGKVKQQPAKKKAKNVQGGEQRKISVPAHRYSPLKENWLKIFTPVTEHLKLQIRFNLKTRNVEIRTAPETPDISYLQKAADFVKAFICGFEVEDALALLRLDDLFVESFEIQDVRQQMKGDHRSRAVGRLAGKGGRTKFTIENVTKTRIVLADTKIHILGSFQNIQLARRAICNLILGSPPSKVYGQLRNIASKISEQF, encoded by the exons ATGGAGGAAACCACGCGAGAGATGAGCATCGCGGATCAACCTCAATCTCAGCCTCAGCAGAAGACTGATGAAGTGGCGAAAACGTCCAAGAAACGCCATGCCGACGATAATCGCATGGAG gTAGAGATAGTCAATGGAATAAAGGGAAAAGTAAAGCAGCAACCGGCTAAAAAGAAAGCTAAGAACGTACAAGGAGGAGAACAGAGGAAg ataTCGGTACCAGCGCACAGATACTCGCCTTTGAAGGAAAACtggttaaaaatatttacaccCGTCACTGAACATCTGAAGCTGCAAATACGTTTCAATCTGAAGACCAGAAATGTAGAAATTAGAACGGCACCGGAGACCCCGGACATTTCGTATCTCCAAAAAGCGGCGGACTTTGTGAAAGCGTTCATCTGCGGATTCGAGGTGGAGGACGCTTTGGCGTTGTTACGCCTGGACGACCTGTTTGTGGAGTCGTTCGAGATACAAGATGTCAGGCAACAAATGAAAGGGGATCACCGGTCTCGGGCGGTTGGAAGATTAGCGGGCAAGGGTGGAAGAACGAAGTTTACCATCGAGAACGTAACAAAGACCAGAATTGTGCTGGCCGATACCAAGATACATATACTCGGTTCTTTTCAGAACATACAATTAGCTCGCAGAGCGATATGCAATTTAATCTTGGGCAGTCCACCCTCCAAGGTTTACGGACAATTAAGAAACATAGCTAGTAAGATCTCGGAACAGTTCTAA
- the LOC139814982 gene encoding EARP-interacting protein homolog codes for MENDNPVIYGLEFQTRALSAQTAETDIVRFLVGTQSLKFNNNQVHLVELNEETGNLKTQVFQHSVGEIWSLQASPTESDIFITCYNSLSEEGSCQMKGAIWRFPEIKEYTNDILQLDKLADIDTTPYGTDLKTIAYHPMDSKKVVSVVDNNFVLWDLAEGPQVMVSGTLAGKGQPRFTNGKWNPHNGANQFVTLNDNNVRGWDFRSPANAAWSILSAHSQIIRDLDFNANRQYFLSTCGDDGYMKFWDIRLPTEPVLSRMEHSHWVWNIRINRFHDQLVLTSSSDSRVILCSIASISSEPFGHMVSAEDETSQNEESCGKKKLEDGLVGRYEEHEDSVYAVEWSSADPWTFASLSYDGRLVLNKVPRKYKYQILL; via the exons ATGGAAAACGATAATCCAGTTATATATGGGCTCGAATTCCAA ACCAGAGCACTGTCGGCTCAAACGGCCGAGACGGATATCGTGAGATTCTTGGTAGGAACGCAGTCTTTAAAATTCAACAACAACCAGGTTCACTTAGTAGAGCTTAATGAGGAAACAGGAAACTTGAAGACGCAGGTGTTTCAGCATTCAGTAGGAGAAATTTGGTCCTTACAGGCTTCTCCGACTGAatctgatatatttattacgtgtTACAATAGCTTGAGTG AGGAAGGTTCTTGTCAGATGAAGGGAGCTATCTGGAGATTTCCTGAGATAAAAGAATACACTAATGATATTCTGCAACTCGATAAATTAGCTGATATCGATACGACTCCATATGGCACCGATCTTAAAACAATTGCCTATCATCCTATGGATAGTAAGAAGGTTGTGTCGGTAGTagataacaattttgttttatgggATCTGGCTGAAGGACCACAG GTTATGGTATCAGGCACCTTAGCAGGCAAAGGTCAGCCACGGTTTACGAACGGTAAATGGAATCCTCACAACGGTGCCAATCAATTTGTAACCTTGAACGATAACAACGTTCGCGGATGGGATTTCAGAAGTCCAGCCAATGCTGCTTGGTCTATTTTATCTGCGCATTCACAAATCATCAg GGACTTGGATTTCAATGCAAATCGTCAGTATTTTCTGTCTACTTGCGGCGACGATGGATACATGAAGTTCTGGGATATCCGTCTTCCGACGGAACCGGTGCTGTCACGTATGGAGCACTCGCATTGGGTGTGGAACATAAGGATCAACCGATTCCACGATCAGCTTGTTTTAACGTCCAGCAGTGATTCCAGAGTGATATTGTGCAGTATCGCGTCCATATCGTCTGAACCATTCGGACATATGGTGTCAGCGGAAGACGAGACTTCGCAAAACGAAGAATCTTGCGGgaaaaagaa ATTAGAAGATGGTCTGGTAGGAAGGTACGAGGAACACGAAGACAGTGTGTACGCAGTGGAATGGTCGTCCGCCGATCCTTGGACATTCGCATCTCTCAGTTACGACGGCAGATTAGTTCTCAATAAAGTACcgcgtaaatataaatatcaaatacttCTATAA
- the LOC139814770 gene encoding ornithine decarboxylase 2-like, whose protein sequence is MSPCDFNEIKVFDDSVDNMDVIKTIIDMENQEDGFYIVDIGDIINKHREWITKIPRVAPHYAVKCNPDPNVIKILAALNTGFDCASEQEIRQVMQYGVQADRIIFANPYKCPSHIKYAKKMNVDQITADSELELLKIKDLYPEAKIIIRIRCDAKNSDCDLGLKFGCEPDEDAVRLIQLTMDLGLTLHGFSFHVGSPCGELNAFSRGIGICRRLIAIAKSMGCKDVQLLDIGGGFPGEKGTDIDKLANIVNDAIRDLDPIIRVISEPGRYYVDSAFTLASYLHSKRIVHKNGKTMRMYYANVGTYNSFLDEIVGIKSRYPQILFEPVSDEKFVSTLWGPTCDSYDVIVKDVLMPELHIGDWLVWEDIGAYSLCLCTEFNGFPIPKVIPFIRRSQWKNLMLAIKLMQRPTEFIEWFKSMEREHYIENR, encoded by the exons ATGTCTCCCTGTGATTTCAACGAAATTAAAGTCTTCGACGACTCGGTGGATAATATGGACGTTATTAAAACTATAATCGACATGGAAAATCAAGAAGACGGTTTCTACATCGTGGATATTGGTGATATTATTAACAAGCACCGCGAGTGGATTACCAAGATTCCGAGGGTCGCTCCGCACTACG CGGTTAAATGCAATCCTGATCCGAATGTGATCAAGATATTGGCAGCTTTAAATACTGGCTTCGACTGCGCGTCCGAG CAAGAAATCAGGCAAGTGATGCAGTACGGCGTGCAAGCCGACCGGATCATATTCGCGAATCCGTACAAGTGCCCGTCTCACATCAAGTACGCCAAGAAGATGAACGTCGACCAGATAACCGCCGACAGCGAGCTGGAGCTTTTGAAGATAAAGGATCTTTATCCCGAGGCCAA GATAATAATACGCATACGATGCGACGCGAAAAACTCGGATTGCGATCTCGGACTGAAGTTCGGCTGCGAGCCGGACGAGGATGCTGTGCGACTGATACAGCTCACGATGGACCTCGGGCTCACCTTGCACGGCTTCAGTTTTCACGTCGGTAGCCCGTGCGGGGAGCTAAACGCGTTCAGCAGAGGCATCGGGATATGCAGACGATTGATCGCGATCGCCAAATCGATGGGCTGCAAGGACGTGCAGCTGCTCGACATCGGTGGCGGCTTCCCCGGTGAAAAAGGAACGGATATCGACAAG CTCGCCAATATTGTCAATGATGCAATTCGAGATCTCGATCCCATCATAAGAGTTATCAGCGAGCCTGGGAGATATTACGTTGACTCGGCGTTTACCTTGGCCTCGTATTTACATTCCAAGAGAATCGTTCACAAAAACGGTAAAACTATGAGAATGTACTACGCGAACGTCGGGACGTACAATTCGTTTCTGGACGAAATAGTGGGCATAAAGTCTAGATACCCGCAAATTCTCTTTGAG ccGGTGAGCGATGAGAAATTTGTTTCGACTTTATGGGGGCCGACTTGCGATTCGTACGATGTAATTGTCAAAGATGTATTGATGCCGGAACTTCACATTGGCGATTGGCTGGTTTGGGAGGACATTGGCGCTTACTCCTTATGTCTCTGTACCGAATTCAATGGATTTCCGATCCCAAAAGTCATACCGTTTATCAGGAGAAGTCAATG GAAAAATTTGATGCTGGCTATCAAACTGATGCAAAGACCTACGGAATTCATAGAGTGGTTTAAATCAATGGAACGGGAACATTACATTGAAAATCgctga